Proteins encoded by one window of Chromobacterium violaceum ATCC 12472:
- a CDS encoding site-2 protease family protein, with amino-acid sequence MQELSLIQTLAVSILPVLFAITMPAGAQAFMADRLGDRTAYMTGRRTFSPFAHIDPIGSIVLPMIGVAMGGFIIGWPKSLQLNPGAMRKPRTALAKVAMVTPLANLVMALLWAGAIAASAYAPDYFRAPLQWMGLIGVKVNVALMIFTLIPLPPLPGGVILQSLLPARAAWQFSKIEPYSFWILLLLMFSGVLGGLLMPLLKLVNLLILSLAL; translated from the coding sequence ATGCAGGAACTCTCCCTGATCCAGACGCTGGCGGTATCGATACTGCCGGTGCTGTTCGCCATCACCATGCCCGCCGGCGCCCAGGCCTTCATGGCCGACCGGCTGGGCGACCGCACCGCCTACATGACCGGGCGGCGCACCTTCAGCCCCTTTGCCCACATCGACCCCATCGGCTCCATCGTGCTGCCGATGATAGGCGTGGCGATGGGCGGCTTTATCATCGGCTGGCCCAAGTCGCTGCAGCTGAATCCGGGCGCGATGCGCAAGCCGCGCACCGCCTTGGCCAAGGTGGCGATGGTCACGCCGCTGGCCAATCTGGTGATGGCCTTGCTGTGGGCCGGGGCCATCGCCGCCTCCGCTTACGCGCCGGACTATTTCCGCGCGCCGCTGCAGTGGATGGGGCTGATAGGCGTCAAGGTCAATGTGGCGCTGATGATCTTCACGCTGATCCCGCTGCCGCCGCTGCCCGGCGGCGTCATCCTGCAGTCGCTGCTGCCGGCGCGCGCCGCCTGGCAGTTTTCCAAGATCGAGCCCTACAGCTTCTGGATCCTGCTGCTGCTGATGTTCAGCGGCGTGCTCGGCGGCCTGCTGATGCCGCTGCTGAAGCTGGTCAACCTGCTGATCCTGAGCCTGGCGCTGTAG
- a CDS encoding site-2 protease family protein, translated as MFDFNQLVQQVTIFALPVLLAITLHEAAHAYAARRFGDDTAYLQGRMTLNPFKHIDPIGTVLLPLLTIWLGSFIFGWARPVPVNFNALRKPRQHMRWVAAAGPLANLAMMLGWAVLLKLALGMDGAYRDPLMLMSKAGISINISLMLLNLLPILPLDGGRIVYSLLPPGVAWRYAQTESWGMWLLLLLVASGLLGAILQPLYVLMYHLLQLFF; from the coding sequence ATGTTCGACTTCAATCAGCTGGTGCAGCAGGTCACGATTTTCGCCTTGCCGGTATTGCTGGCGATCACCCTGCATGAGGCGGCGCACGCTTACGCCGCGCGCCGCTTCGGCGACGACACCGCCTATCTGCAGGGGCGGATGACGCTCAATCCCTTCAAGCACATCGACCCGATAGGCACGGTGCTCTTGCCCTTGCTGACCATCTGGCTCGGCAGCTTCATCTTTGGCTGGGCCAGGCCGGTGCCGGTCAATTTCAACGCGCTGCGCAAGCCGCGCCAGCATATGCGCTGGGTGGCGGCGGCCGGGCCGCTGGCCAACCTGGCGATGATGCTGGGCTGGGCCGTGCTGCTCAAGCTGGCGCTGGGCATGGACGGGGCCTACCGCGACCCGCTGATGCTGATGAGCAAGGCGGGCATCAGCATCAATATCTCGCTGATGCTGCTCAACCTGTTGCCGATCCTGCCGCTGGATGGCGGACGCATCGTCTACAGCCTGCTGCCGCCGGGCGTCGCCTGGCGCTACGCGCAGACCGAGAGCTGGGGCATGTGGCTGTTGCTGCTGCTGGTGGCCAGCGGCCTGTTGGGTGCCATCCTGCAGCCCTTGTACGTCTTGATGTATCATCTGCTGCAACTGTTTTTCTAG
- a CDS encoding tryptophan--tRNA ligase, giving the protein MSANRILSGMRPTGSLHLGHYHGVIKNWVELQHSHECFFMVADWHALTTNFDDVSIIGKSIDEMVIDWLASGVDPEKSTVFVQSKVPQHAELHLALSMVTPLSWLERVPTYKDQMEKLSHKDLTTYGFLGYPLLQAADILVYKAGLVPVGEDQVPHIELTREVARRFNHMFGREPNFEELARAAVKKIGKAGKDFDRLRTAYLQDGDAGALEKAREILAASQNLGAADRERLHGWLENKGKTILPECEAKLTAASKMPGLDGQKMSKSYGNTITMREAPETVSKKIRGMPTDPARVRRTDPGTPSLCPVWQLHEVYSDGETKEWVKAGCTSAGIGCLDCKQPVIDAVVREQQPMFERAEKYLANPKLVAEILADGNARAEKVARETMNDVRAAMGLGY; this is encoded by the coding sequence ATGTCCGCCAACCGCATTCTCTCCGGCATGCGCCCCACCGGCAGCCTGCACCTTGGCCATTACCACGGCGTGATCAAGAATTGGGTGGAGCTGCAGCACAGCCACGAATGCTTCTTCATGGTGGCCGACTGGCACGCGCTGACCACCAATTTCGACGACGTGTCCATCATCGGCAAGTCCATCGACGAGATGGTCATCGACTGGCTGGCCTCCGGCGTCGACCCGGAAAAATCCACCGTCTTCGTCCAATCCAAGGTGCCGCAGCACGCCGAGCTGCACCTGGCGCTGTCCATGGTGACGCCGCTGTCCTGGCTGGAACGGGTGCCGACCTACAAGGACCAGATGGAGAAGCTCAGCCACAAGGACCTGACCACCTACGGCTTCCTCGGCTATCCGCTGCTGCAGGCCGCCGACATCCTGGTGTACAAGGCCGGGCTGGTGCCGGTTGGCGAGGACCAGGTGCCGCACATCGAGCTGACCCGCGAAGTGGCGCGCCGCTTCAACCACATGTTCGGCCGCGAGCCCAACTTCGAAGAGCTGGCCCGCGCCGCGGTGAAGAAAATCGGCAAGGCGGGCAAGGATTTCGATCGTTTGCGCACCGCTTACCTGCAGGACGGCGACGCCGGCGCGCTGGAGAAGGCGCGCGAAATCCTGGCGGCCAGCCAGAACCTGGGCGCGGCCGATCGCGAGCGGCTGCACGGCTGGCTGGAAAACAAGGGCAAGACCATCCTGCCGGAGTGCGAGGCCAAGCTGACCGCCGCGTCCAAGATGCCGGGTCTGGACGGCCAGAAGATGTCCAAGTCCTACGGCAACACAATCACCATGCGCGAAGCGCCGGAAACCGTGAGCAAGAAGATCCGCGGCATGCCGACCGATCCGGCCCGCGTGCGCCGCACCGACCCGGGCACGCCGAGCCTTTGCCCGGTATGGCAGCTGCACGAGGTGTACAGCGACGGCGAGACCAAGGAATGGGTGAAGGCGGGCTGTACCAGCGCCGGCATCGGCTGCCTGGACTGCAAGCAGCCGGTGATCGACGCCGTGGTGCGCGAGCAGCAGCCGATGTTCGAGCGCGCGGAGAAGTATCTGGCCAATCCGAAGCTGGTCGCCGAAATCCTGGCCGACGGCAACGCCCGCGCCGAGAAGGTGGCGCGCGAAACGATGAACGACGTGCGCGCCGCGATGGGCCTCGGCTATTGA
- a CDS encoding methyl-accepting chemotaxis protein, which produces MLKLRQQAENARSAVHASESTEQLSIQGSSVLEQATTEINRVAGSVETSSGILSKLGDSSDQIGSIVNTISDIADQTNLLALNAAIEAARAGEMGRGFAVVADEVRKLAERTSQSTGEISGIVKSIQDDSRSAIEAMRQMQALAGNSLQLADQARDAIQEIRSGARDVVLVVKEVSELLQQS; this is translated from the coding sequence ATGCTGAAACTGAGGCAGCAGGCGGAAAACGCCCGTTCGGCGGTGCATGCGTCGGAGAGCACCGAGCAGCTGTCGATACAGGGCAGCTCGGTGCTGGAGCAGGCCACCACCGAGATCAACCGCGTCGCGGGCAGCGTGGAAACCTCGTCCGGCATCCTGTCCAAGCTGGGCGACAGCTCCGACCAGATCGGCAGCATCGTCAACACCATCAGCGACATCGCCGACCAGACCAATCTCTTGGCGCTGAACGCGGCGATCGAGGCCGCGCGGGCCGGCGAGATGGGCCGCGGCTTCGCCGTGGTGGCGGACGAAGTGAGAAAGCTGGCCGAGCGCACCAGTCAGTCCACCGGCGAGATCTCCGGCATCGTCAAGAGCATCCAGGACGATTCCCGCTCCGCGATCGAGGCGATGCGGCAGATGCAGGCGCTGGCCGGCAATAGCCTGCAGCTGGCGGACCAGGCGCGCGACGCAATCCAGGAAATCCGCAGCGGCGCGCGCGACGTGGTGCTGGTGGTGAAAGAAGTCTCGGAGCTGCTGCAGCAGAGCTGA